Proteins encoded within one genomic window of Chitinophaga parva:
- the mgtE gene encoding magnesium transporter encodes MEQELKWLRDALKQTLNTGDEAALQELLNSQNISDIAALIDEYPEYTSQVMSTLAVHRAASVFKILDINAQKTIVRELHSSRTAALLNELPADDRTDFLEELPKKVIRDLIKLLDPEERKITLSLLGYPEDSVGRLMTPEYVYLSIHNTVAQAFEIIRKVGVHMETIDVVYVVNEHGELVDDIRIKDLILAEPHARMDQITDDRVIALNVHDDQEHASQVFKMNNRVALPVTDDYNILLGIVTIDDILWVADEEYSEDMQKIGGTEALNEPYLNISFPKLIQKRVGWLVILFLSEMLTSSAMQFFAKELEAAIMLSFFVPLIMSSGGNSGSQASTLIIQAMTVGEVRLSDWWRVMRREILSGLTLGGILGFIGFVRIAFWHYMMAHGIMQDVYGEHWIELGLAVGFTLVGVVLWGTFSGSMLPMVLKKLGADPAVSSAPFVSTLVDVTGLIIYFSVAYIFLHQLFVQAA; translated from the coding sequence ATGGAACAAGAACTGAAATGGCTACGCGACGCGTTAAAACAAACCCTGAACACCGGTGATGAAGCAGCCCTGCAGGAATTGCTGAATAGCCAGAACATCAGCGACATTGCCGCGCTGATAGACGAATACCCGGAATACACTTCCCAGGTGATGTCTACCCTGGCCGTGCACCGCGCCGCCAGCGTATTCAAGATCCTCGACATCAATGCCCAGAAAACCATCGTACGGGAGCTGCACTCTTCCCGCACCGCAGCCCTGCTCAATGAACTGCCCGCGGACGACCGTACCGATTTCCTGGAAGAGCTGCCCAAGAAAGTGATCCGCGATCTCATTAAACTGCTGGACCCCGAGGAACGCAAGATCACGCTTTCCCTGCTGGGCTACCCGGAAGACAGTGTAGGCCGCCTGATGACGCCTGAATACGTGTACCTCTCCATCCACAACACCGTGGCCCAGGCCTTCGAGATCATCCGGAAAGTTGGCGTACACATGGAAACCATTGATGTGGTATACGTGGTGAATGAGCATGGGGAACTGGTAGATGACATCCGGATCAAAGACCTCATCCTGGCCGAACCGCACGCCCGCATGGACCAGATCACAGACGACCGCGTGATCGCCCTCAACGTGCATGACGACCAGGAGCACGCCAGCCAGGTGTTTAAGATGAACAACCGCGTGGCGCTGCCTGTAACGGATGATTATAACATCCTGCTGGGCATTGTAACGATAGATGACATCCTCTGGGTGGCAGATGAAGAGTACAGCGAGGATATGCAGAAGATAGGGGGTACCGAGGCCCTGAATGAGCCTTACCTTAATATTTCTTTTCCCAAACTGATACAGAAACGTGTAGGCTGGCTGGTGATCCTTTTCCTGAGTGAAATGCTCACTTCATCGGCCATGCAGTTCTTTGCCAAGGAGCTGGAAGCAGCCATCATGCTGTCTTTCTTTGTGCCACTGATCATGTCCAGCGGTGGTAATAGCGGTTCACAGGCCAGCACGCTCATTATCCAGGCCATGACGGTGGGCGAGGTGCGCCTGTCTGACTGGTGGCGGGTCATGCGGCGAGAGATACTCAGCGGTCTTACGCTGGGCGGCATCCTGGGCTTCATTGGCTTTGTGCGTATTGCCTTCTGGCACTACATGATGGCGCACGGCATCATGCAGGACGTGTATGGGGAGCACTGGATAGAACTGGGCCTGGCTGTGGGCTTCACGCTGGTAGGGGTGGTGCTCTGGGGCACTTTCTCCGGGTCTATGCTGCCCATGGTGCTGAAGAAGCTGGGTGCGGACCCTGCCGTGTCTTCGGCCCCGTTTGTATCTACCCTGGTGGACGTAACGGGCCTCATCATTTACTTCTCCGTAGCCTACATTTTCCTGCACCAGCTTTTTGTGCAGGCAGCATAG
- the mgrA gene encoding L-glyceraldehyde 3-phosphate reductase, with protein MHYLAHSLRYQDMQYRRCGRSGIQLPAVSLGLWHNFGGTDVFENGRAILRTAFDNGITHFDLANNYGPPPGSAEENFGRIMQTDFKPYRDEMIISSKAGYYMWEGPYGEWGSKKYLVSSLDQSLKRMQLDYVDIFYHHRPDPNTPLEETMSALDLIVRQGKALYVGISNYQADDARKAIDILQQLGTPCLIHQPKYSMFERWVEGGLLDVLEEKGVGCIPFSPLAQGLLTDRYLHGIPADSRAALGHFLKAENITEQRLSQIKRLNDIATARGQQLAHMALAWILKDQRITSVLIGASKVSQLQDSLKCLEHTQFSPEELAKIDAILKEA; from the coding sequence ATGCACTATCTCGCTCACTCCTTACGCTACCAGGATATGCAATACCGCCGCTGCGGCAGGAGCGGTATCCAGTTGCCCGCCGTATCGCTGGGCCTCTGGCACAACTTCGGCGGCACGGATGTTTTTGAAAATGGCCGCGCCATCCTGCGCACAGCATTTGACAATGGCATCACCCACTTTGACCTGGCCAATAACTATGGTCCTCCTCCCGGCTCCGCCGAAGAGAATTTTGGCCGCATCATGCAAACGGATTTCAAACCCTACCGCGATGAGATGATCATCTCCAGTAAGGCCGGCTACTACATGTGGGAAGGACCTTACGGCGAATGGGGCTCTAAAAAATACCTGGTATCCAGCCTGGACCAGAGCCTGAAGCGCATGCAGCTGGACTATGTGGACATCTTCTACCATCACCGCCCCGATCCCAACACGCCCCTGGAAGAAACCATGAGCGCGCTGGACCTGATCGTGCGCCAGGGAAAGGCCCTGTACGTAGGCATTTCCAACTACCAGGCCGATGATGCCCGCAAGGCCATTGACATCCTGCAACAACTGGGTACACCCTGCCTCATCCACCAGCCTAAATATTCCATGTTTGAACGCTGGGTAGAAGGCGGCCTGCTGGACGTGCTGGAAGAAAAAGGGGTGGGCTGCATTCCCTTCTCCCCGCTGGCACAGGGCCTGCTCACAGACCGCTACCTGCACGGCATCCCGGCAGATTCCCGCGCGGCGCTGGGGCATTTCCTCAAAGCAGAGAACATCACGGAACAGCGCCTGTCACAGATCAAACGGCTCAATGATATAGCTACCGCCCGTGGCCAGCAACTGGCCCACATGGCACTGGCCTGGATCCTGAAAGACCAACGGATCACTTCTGTGCTGATAGGCGCCAGCAAGGTGTCACAGCTGCAGGACTCCCTGAAGTGCCTGGAGCATACGCAATTCAGCCCGGAAGAACTGGCGAAGATAGATGCGATCCTGAAAGAGGCGTAA
- the fabF gene encoding beta-ketoacyl-ACP synthase II, translating into MKRVVVTGLGALTPLGNDVASFWDALVKGTSGAAAITHFDATPFRTRFACELKNFDVNALLDKADVRRLDPFTQYALVSTEQAVKDSGLDFSKMDPFDTGVIWGTGEGGLTTFEDQLLEYAQDPSRPRFSPYFVPKLIANMASGMISIKYGLMGINYTTVSACATSNTAIMDAFNYIRWGKAKVIITGGSESPITRASVGGFSSMKAMSSRNDDPAHASRPFDVDRDGFVMGEGSGTLILEEYEHAKARGAKIYCEVAGAAMTADAYHMTATHPEGLGALKGMQLALQDAGLTPGDVDYLNVHATSTPVGDLSETTAVHRLFGDDATHLHISATKSMTGHLLGAAGAVEAIASIMAIVDGVVPPTINTEVIDPAIPSSLQIVLKEALQKKVKVAMSNTFGFGGHNGIAVFKAL; encoded by the coding sequence ATGAAAAGAGTAGTTGTAACAGGTTTAGGCGCACTTACACCATTGGGAAATGATGTGGCCAGTTTCTGGGATGCCTTGGTAAAAGGCACCAGCGGCGCTGCCGCCATCACGCATTTTGATGCCACGCCTTTCCGCACCCGCTTTGCCTGTGAGTTGAAAAACTTTGATGTAAACGCCCTTCTGGATAAGGCAGATGTGCGCAGGCTGGACCCCTTTACCCAGTACGCGCTGGTATCTACCGAACAGGCCGTGAAAGATTCCGGCCTGGATTTTTCAAAGATGGACCCGTTTGATACGGGCGTGATCTGGGGCACCGGTGAAGGCGGGCTCACCACCTTTGAAGACCAGCTGCTGGAGTACGCGCAAGACCCGTCCCGGCCACGTTTCAGCCCGTACTTTGTGCCCAAGCTCATTGCCAACATGGCCTCCGGCATGATCTCCATTAAATATGGCCTCATGGGCATCAACTACACCACCGTGTCTGCCTGTGCCACTTCCAATACCGCCATCATGGATGCCTTCAATTACATCCGCTGGGGTAAGGCCAAGGTGATCATCACCGGTGGTTCTGAATCACCTATTACCCGTGCATCCGTGGGAGGCTTCAGTTCCATGAAAGCCATGAGCAGCCGCAATGATGATCCTGCACATGCCTCCCGTCCCTTTGATGTGGACCGCGATGGTTTTGTAATGGGGGAAGGCTCCGGCACGCTGATCCTGGAAGAATACGAGCACGCCAAAGCCCGCGGCGCTAAGATCTATTGCGAGGTCGCGGGTGCTGCCATGACCGCGGATGCTTATCATATGACGGCCACCCATCCGGAAGGCCTGGGTGCGCTGAAAGGCATGCAGCTGGCCCTGCAGGATGCCGGCCTTACGCCCGGTGATGTGGATTACCTCAACGTGCACGCCACTTCCACTCCTGTGGGCGATTTGAGTGAAACCACCGCGGTGCACCGCCTTTTCGGGGACGATGCAACACACCTGCACATCAGTGCTACCAAGTCCATGACCGGCCACCTGCTGGGCGCTGCCGGTGCCGTGGAAGCCATTGCCAGTATTATGGCCATCGTGGATGGCGTGGTGCCACCCACCATCAACACGGAGGTGATTGATCCTGCTATTCCTTCCAGCCTGCAGATCGTGCTGAAAGAAGCCCTGCAGAAAAAAGTAAAGGTAGCAATGAGTAATACGTTTGGTTTTGGGGGTCACAATGGTATTGCCGTATTTAAAGCATTGTAG
- a CDS encoding phosphatase PAP2 family protein: MHQTLKQLPMRVGLLSALAFCTADCLAQAPGTTTATVSNGTPAFATVAVSNAPSFNTGAGIAGLPSFSSMTGSGSGHAGLPQLNGLQDTSLPRTEGLLQSIPMSREPVRSFHLTTAGVTVPLVLIGIGAAGLSTNSLIYKLNHNTAHELREDYPRFHTSLDDYLKFAPAVATVGLEAAGVKGRHTAAQTAVISAISLSIAFGSTEVVKRITKETRPDGSDNLSFPSGHTAAAFASAELMRLEFKDTHPVLAWSGYMAAVATGAMRMLKQRHFTGDVAAGAGFGILSTEAAYLVYPVVQRVFSPKKDAAPKMTLLPQYNTQWKTAGLAFSYHF; encoded by the coding sequence ATGCACCAAACATTAAAGCAACTCCCTATGCGGGTTGGCCTGTTGTCCGCGCTGGCATTCTGTACGGCGGACTGCCTGGCCCAGGCCCCTGGAACCACTACTGCCACTGTTAGCAACGGTACGCCCGCCTTTGCCACAGTCGCCGTCAGCAATGCACCTTCCTTTAATACCGGTGCCGGGATAGCCGGGCTTCCCTCCTTTTCCAGCATGACCGGCAGTGGCTCTGGGCACGCCGGCCTGCCACAGCTGAATGGACTGCAGGATACCAGCCTGCCGCGCACGGAGGGTTTGCTGCAAAGCATCCCCATGAGCAGGGAGCCGGTGAGATCATTCCATCTTACTACCGCCGGCGTTACGGTGCCGCTGGTCCTTATCGGCATTGGTGCCGCGGGGCTCAGCACCAATTCTCTTATTTATAAGCTCAATCATAATACCGCCCACGAGCTCCGTGAAGATTATCCACGCTTCCATACCTCGCTGGACGACTACCTGAAATTTGCGCCGGCCGTAGCCACCGTGGGCCTGGAAGCTGCGGGCGTAAAAGGCCGCCATACCGCCGCGCAAACAGCTGTGATCTCCGCTATCAGCCTATCCATTGCCTTTGGCAGCACGGAAGTGGTAAAACGCATTACCAAGGAAACCCGCCCGGATGGCAGTGATAACCTGTCTTTCCCTTCCGGCCATACGGCTGCAGCCTTTGCATCGGCAGAGTTGATGCGCCTGGAGTTTAAAGATACCCACCCGGTGCTGGCATGGAGCGGGTATATGGCCGCCGTGGCCACCGGCGCCATGCGTATGCTGAAGCAGCGCCACTTTACCGGCGATGTGGCCGCGGGCGCAGGCTTTGGCATACTAAGCACGGAAGCGGCTTACCTGGTATACCCGGTGGTGCAGCGCGTGTTCTCCCCTAAAAAGGATGCCGCACCTAAAATGACGCTGCTGCCGCAATACAACACACAGTGGAAAACAGCCGGCCTGGCTTTCTCTTACCACTTCTGA
- a CDS encoding TetR/AcrR family transcriptional regulator, with the protein MNDTRQQIILLADELIRTRGFNAFSYADIAQQLQIRNAAVHYHFPTKPDLGIAVLAHEMELMHAAWEKWAKLPEDQQLQKFTQTFGIKSKRGQICLMGSLTPDYITFTPAMQEKVQEMATAITTWLTALLKSGREKKLLHFTGEPYDRALVTITSLQSSLLLARVIGPQAFGAISGQLLQDLRP; encoded by the coding sequence ATGAACGACACCAGGCAGCAGATCATTTTACTGGCGGATGAACTGATCCGTACCCGCGGGTTCAATGCGTTCAGTTATGCCGATATTGCGCAACAGTTGCAGATCCGCAATGCAGCCGTACATTATCATTTTCCCACTAAACCAGACCTGGGCATAGCGGTGCTGGCGCATGAAATGGAACTGATGCATGCCGCCTGGGAAAAATGGGCAAAGCTGCCGGAAGACCAGCAGCTGCAAAAGTTCACCCAGACCTTTGGCATCAAAAGCAAGCGTGGCCAGATCTGTTTAATGGGATCGCTTACCCCGGATTATATTACATTCACGCCTGCCATGCAGGAAAAGGTGCAGGAAATGGCCACGGCCATCACCACCTGGCTCACCGCCCTGCTGAAAAGCGGCCGGGAAAAAAAGCTGCTCCATTTTACCGGCGAGCCGTACGACCGGGCATTGGTGACCATTACCAGTTTGCAGTCGTCGCTGCTGCTGGCGCGGGTGATAGGGCCACAGGCCTTCGGCGCCATCAGCGGGCAGCTGCTGCAAGACCTGCGCCCATAG